The window TGAGCTCAGGTCTGAGGCCTGAGCTTCAGTGGATTCCAGAACACTACAAGTTCAGCCAGAGATCTGTGGCAGGTAGTGTCAGCTCTGTGACTGGGCCCTGTAGCTggtctctgtatctgtcctgacAGAGACACTTGGTTACACCATTCTCTGTTTCTGAGCTTTGAAGGCACAGCTGGTACTTGAAGCCTCTCCCACCCCAGCAGAGTTGAACCAGGTCACTTCATGACATTGTCATCTGGGCCATCTGTCACTTTTCAAATTGGAAAAACATTTTCACAGATACACTCCCCTTTCCTTTCAATAGATGTACATATAGTGTCCTTTACAAGTTTTCCCTGGTAGCTAAAGTTGCTCATTTAGTAAATCTCAGGAACGTGGATGACTTCATGTTGCTGGGACATGGTGACCAGGGCTCTGGGAAGTTTTGCCTACGATGGGACCCAGAGGGAGCCATGGCAGCCCCCAGTcagctcctctgcctcctgtTACTCTGGCTCCCAGGTGAGGGATCATGGGATCATGGGATGGTTCTACACATCTGTGAAAACTCTTTCATTGTGCTTGGGTCCTGTGTCCTGGCACCTCTTTGTAGCAAGCCCACTGATTCAAGCTCTGGTTGCTGCAGGGTCCTGGCTCtactgtggagactggggtatgacCTAGACTGCACAGGTGACCTTTCTGTTCTCTTTACATCTTAGGGACCACAGGAGAAACTGTGCTGACACAGACTACATGCTCATGGCTTCATTTCCAGGGGAAAGAGCCaccctcacctgcagggccagtcagATTGTTGGCAGCTCCTTTTTCTGGTACCAGCAGAGGCCTGGGCAGGCTCCCAGATGCCTCATCTAGGGTGCATGTAGCAGGGCCAGTGGCATCCCAGTCcagttcagtggcagtgggtcagggacagtCTTCACCCTCCCATCACAGCCAGGAGCCTGGGGAGGCTGCAGTGTGTTACTGTATGCAAGACCATGCAGGTTACCACAGTGGTTCCATCCCTGTCAGAAACCTCAcagtccctctgccaccctccccCTGGGGTACAGCAGCTTCCCCCAGAGGCCGCCAGTTAGATCGtttgcatttttctcttcccACTGCTCCTGGAAAGGTTGTGTGAGTGGAAACCAAGGTTCATTCAGGTCTGAAAGATGCATGGTCTCCTGGGCCCTCTTTGCTTCCCTGGAAGAAATGTGAGTGATTAGAGAGGATGGGGACACTTGGTGTTATTTTCCTATTTACCAGATGAGGATGGAGTCTCTGGAAGAGCCATGAGATCCCAAGCACAGGCAGTTAAAGGTGAATCCCTCAGTGCAGTTTGATTCCCAGAAATTTATATCCTCCTCATTTTGACCTCAACAGTATGGGGTTAGATCTGTCCAAGCACAGACACTGTCAAATGGTTCCAGAAATTGCTCCCAGGTCCTGTTCACATTGAAGCCAGGGTAAGAGGGAGGATCTCCCACATTCTGACCCTGGGATGTGGATGCGACCACAGCTTTTTTGCTTTGTGTGCAGCACAAGGAGGCTCTTTCTGCCATTCCTGCTTCTCCACAGATGGAGGGCCCAGGGTTCCCAGGAGGTGGGGATTTGTGGAAGGCGGCTTTCCCAGGACCATCCCATGGAGCTGACATCTGAGTGACCTGTCctacctttcaaaagaaaaaaatcctgtcaCATTCCTGCCTCCTGGTGTCTGACCCTGAATGGGAAAGAGTGTGAATCCAGTTCTAGCTCAACACACCTGGACATGACTTTCTTTAATAGCCAACCACTGAGGAAGTTGTTTGGTAAAACCTCCAGAATCCACTCAAGGACACTTTGCTATGGTTTTTTCATCAGTGAAAATGCAAGACAATGCCAGCTGTCCTGGCCAAGGAACTTTAGAAGTCACAAGCTCAGTATCTCACATGCAGAACAAGATACCTGCCCCCAAAGGACCATGTTTCTATGAAGAGACACCATGACCTCCTCCACCTGAATGAAGGGCATAAGACTCCCCTCTGACCTCCCAGTCCATGGACAGACTCTGGGTGTTTTCACTTTGTGTTGATTGTATGGATGTCACCTACACATGCCCTGTGGGTGTCCTGGAGCTGCCACCCACTCTCCTGAGCAGGATGCTCACCAGGTTCTGCAGGTGCAGCACCACAGCACCAGCCCCCAGGGAGGGCAGACATCCTTCTAAATATCAGTGGAAGGCTCCACAAACCCTGAACTTCAGCACCCTGCATTCCTGTAGAAGCAGCATGACATGCTGACCCCAAGGACTGTCACCATCTTGATAAGCAGCCAAGACTCCAGGAACCATGTCCCTatctgcagcagcctctgagtgtgtgggcagctgagcatggtgaaacTCCTCCCTAGACCtctgactcagaggtagagaactGTGCAGCATGCACATGGCCTTAGTTTCAGTCATCAGCACCGAAggggaaaattaaaggaaaagaaagaaagaaagaaagagaaaagtaaaaatagaaagaaaagaaaagaaaaaaagattgtggACAGTTATTTAGAAGGTTTTTTGATAACTCTTAGAAGAGCAGGGGTGAAGAACTTTGTCCtgctttatttctgaaaaaatttaCAAGAGGACCTGAAGGAGGACATGATGTTTAGAAACACTGCAGCCCTCTTGAGGTCATGAGGTATTACTAAGACTTAAAAACACATGTGGTAATACTGGTAAAGCAGAATTATATACGGAATCTGGATCTTTACTGAGTTTACTAAGATGCTAAACATGACCTATATTCTCCAATCTTCAATCTCTAAAGTACTTTCACTAGTTTGTAAAATTATTCTTACTTCTCCTAAGATATAGTTAAGAGGAAGAGCCTGACTGGCCTTAGACCTACTGGTCTGGGGAAGATGGGCACCATGATGGGTGTGAGTGTACTCTGTGGGGCTCTGAGGCAGAGAGGGCTGGGTCCATGGTTGGgttcctcctccctgcctcttacCCATGCTGTGCCAATGTCCAGAAACCCCAAACACCTCAGTGAGTTTAcacatcttcctctctttctgtctttatttctgtttttacctcCAAAGCATAAACTATCCCCTTGCTTCTGTaatgtcccctcctcctccaaggGTCACCAACAAAGAACTGTGCTTAAGGCACAAGGACAGCCTGTCCTCAACCAGAAAGTGACTACAGATCACCACtcacagctcagggggctgactgtgtcctgtggccccagggaaCTATGTTCCCCCCAAGCAAATCTGAGCTGCCCTGGTCTGACCTGGGACACCTGGACACACTGAGCCTGTGTTGATTGACCAGGAGGAGCccgccctgcagctgtgcccagcctgcccagcctgcccagccctgctgatttgcatgtgcccacagcacagcccactgccctgaggacttcttaagaggctgctcacaccctgtgcaggagtcagtcccagtcaggacacagcatggccatgagagcccctgctcagctcctggggctcctgctgctctgcctcccaggtaaggagggacagtactggggatttactaatcacagtgtggtcagtgctgcctggctactcaggaaagtcCTCTTGCAACATCACTACTTgcaaagatatttctttttatgtttttaatggcAGGTGTCAGATGTGACATCatgatgacccagtctccatcctccttgcctgtgtctcctggagacagcgtcaccatcacctgcagggccagtcaggGCATTAGCAATTATTTATACTGGTACCAGCAGAAACCAGTCTGagctcctaagctcctcatctATTATGCAAccagtttggaatctggggtctcctcgaggttcagtggcagtggatctgggacagatttcactctcaccatcagcagcctggaacctgaagatgttgccacttATTACTGTCAACAAGGTAACAGTTAtcctcccacagtgacacaggccatgacaaaaacctcccagggagcagaagtgtgaggctgggctgccccagctgctcctcctgttGCCTCAGAGGCAGCCAGGTTCCCAGGGCCACGGGGAGGGTTTGTGGAAGGATCCAGGGGGCTCCTCTGCACCCTGACTCTTTCCTTCAGCTCAGCCCCAGCAGGTGACCATGATAACAGCCTCAATGATATGGGCAGAATTTAGACTCTAATGGCAATAGTTGGTGTCGTGCAGCAAAGACAGGCCTCTCCACATATTCCACACGGgaatattttaagactttgaTTTTTAGTGTAGTTTAAGTTCCCAGCAAGTACAGGGTACTCCTGTGTCCCCCTTGCTTCCACAGCCCCTCTGTCACCACCCCAAGACTCTGTTGCTATTGTtacaatagctatcactgaactgcttacagaacttgcctcgACTATGTATCACAtttatgcattgtgaactatctgttggtgcagcaacttgtggtagtgccggggtatttttgctgatggtgttattggtggtacaatttttccaaaaggagctggtgtatcctcctccctgTGATGGTCGTttagctaaaatttgggggccaacagaggtgaggcaaagaacctcaccccccccactagTACAAAGGCCTATCTACAGGTGTGGCTATATGTTGGACTGGTAGTTAATGACGGGTCACTTAAAGTGCCACCTCTGCTGTACCCGGGATCCACCacgtttcattttattttctggggCAGAACTGCTTAGCCCTAAGCGGGGATACTGGCCTTGTTCCTTTCAGGGACTTGCATGTGCTTATAATTTGACTCGTTCAGATATTGTTTCTCAGACTTGTTTTATTTCCTAGTCAacgggtgagagaggagagttgagTTGCGGCTGGGTGTTTCTCAGGCTCTTCGATGCCAGTGGCGTTCCAATACCAGCAAAGTAAGTGCTCTGCGAATTCCTAGCAGTTGTGTGATTTtgtagaagttctttttttaGGATCAAGGAACTCAGGTTTGTTCTGTTGGCATGTCAACAGCTTTTGGGGCGAGggcttttaatgttgattttagtGTTGTATAAAGTAGTGTATGAAAgcaacacacacaccctcacccagagagggagaaggacacATAGGACATGTTCTAGAATATGCTTGCACTATCTGCCTGCTGGGACTGTTCCCTGAAGTACTGGCACATTCCACCATGCTGAAAACAGTGCAAAAGCTAAGTCCAGGGTCCCCAGGTCCTCTGTGAATCTTTGTAGGACATTGAAATTAtagcagtttttttaatatttattttttagttgtagttggacacaatacctttatttatttatttttatgtggtactgaggactgaacccagggccccgcacttgctaggcaagtgctctacctcagccccagccctcctgtaagaaaatttaaactttaaaagcgCAGTGCAAGCTAGAAGCAAATATCCTCATGCATACCACAAAGTTGGAATGTTGTTAGCCCTAACGTAAAAAGAGCCCTTGAAAACTAATAAGTAAAAGATCatctgaatttgtatttatttatttattggttccagtgattgaacccaggggtgcttaaccactgagccacatctccagtcctttttattttttattttgagacagagtctcgctgagttacttaggacctcactaagttactgaggctggctttgacttgtgatccatctgcctcagcctcccaagtcactgggatcataggcatgtgcctccTCACCCagctcatctgaatttttaaatggggaaaataaagatcTAAGTCTAGGATATAAACAGGACATTCACAGAGGGCTACAGATGGACAAGCAGTAGGGAGGATGGTGATCAAGATTCTAAATTTGTCATTACGGAAACTCAGGGTGCTGGGTCCCACACTGCCTGTATAACAGGAGGTATGCACTATAGTGTCCAAATTCCCCCACCTTTAATCTGGGGAAATAATTTCTACCCCACAAGCTCCTGGTGAGGATTAACTTGGATAACATGCCCTGCACAGCCTCCTTACCACTGAACCCTAGTTTCTAATTTCATCCTAGCCGGAGCAGGAGGGGCGCCCCATTATCAGGAGTGAATACAGAAACTCAAGTTTcttatgattctttaaaaaatatgttcagggTTTTCACttatacttagaagaaaaaaataaggaaacatccAAAATTCCAACTTGGCAAAGTGAGGTCCCAGTTATTTACTAGAAGGTGGAGCTCGGTCAATAGGGAAGCATTCTGATGTGTATTGTGAGGCACAGGGAGTCACAGGGTGGGTGACAGATAGGGCAGGAGACTTACTAAAGTAGGGAGAAGGACAGagaaatttttcactttttacgtGTCCTGTCTATGCCAttccaacatttttcttaaatatttattttctagttatcggtagacacaatatttttattttttattttatgtggtgctgaggatcgaacccagtgcctcacgcatgctaggcaagtgttctacctccaagccacaaccccagcccccattccaaCATTTTACAACGATCtatgttactgttttattttaaaaatcatataaattcataatggcttaattttaaatattgattcaacacatttaaaaacagtaattacTTGCTATTAACAAGTCATTCaagtcaaaacatctttatttttatttgtttatttttattggtgctgaggaccgaacccagtgcctcatgtgtgcaaggcaggtgctctaccactgagctacagcctcaggcccatcttaataacaaaaatctttctcattttcatataaGTACATTTTCTGTGTTGATGCTTGGGACAGAGTCTCTTTGCTGAGATGACACCCCATGGAAGGGTCAACACTGTCATTCTCATCCATCAATGAGACATAATTAGAATGAATACATTTGTGCTAAAAATGTTTCACTTCTGGTTCAGGTGTCTACGAAATGCCCGCCATGAGCAGCCATCATAGTATGTTATTCCTTCACAGGACTTACGAGCTCTTCTTGAATGGTGGCACTCCTTATGAAAAAGGTGTTGAAGTGGACCCTTCAGTGTCCAGAAGAGGTACTGCAGTGGTGCGCTGCCTTCTGTCAGCTTTCCGTCACTGTGACAacgtacctgagataatcaacttcagaagaaagaggtttattttgcttcACGGGTTTCCGTCCATGATTGCTTGGCCGTTTCTTTGAGCCTGTGACATCATGgagggagcacatggcagaggaggcctgttcaTCTCATGGTTGCCAGGACTCAGAGGAAGGGTTGGGGTCCAGTATCTTCAACTGACCAGTGTCCTAGCCTCCTCCCataaggccccatctcttaaaggtcccacaccTTCTCCctcagtgccacaggctggtgaccaggcCTTTAATttgtgggcctttggggaacatctcaGATCCAAACCATGGCACCTCATTTTCCTTAAAGATGAAACAAATGGCAGAGGCTTCAGAGAAGGCAGCCATATTCCAGTAAGCATGACAGTTTCTACTTGGACTCCCATGTTTTAAGATGTGCCATTTGGTGATGTGATCTTAGTCATTTTTATCTCAGTGATTGTTATTTTGGTAGCACATATAAGACTATAATGTTGAAAATCGTGAGAAATGGGGCCCTGCGTTAGTTCTGTCACTGAACGCTGAGCTGATGCTGTGGCAGGTACAGAGTGAGTGAAGCCGGCTGCCTCAGAGATGGCTCATTTCAGCGTCAGGGCGTGTAGGCATTGAAATCGTGACATGCATGCCACCTcaccctccagccacactccaggAAGATGGAGCACCCATCAGTATGTCTGTTGGCCAGGGGACACcagggaagggagtggagggcAGCACAGATGGGCCCTCCCTCGGGAGCTGTGGGCTGGCGGCTGGAGCCCCCTTGCACACCTCAGCCCTCCCGTCCTTGTGTGGTCCAGGACACCAACCCTGGCTGCTGCCCCAGTGCCAGGCTCTCTCCTCCTTGGAACAGGAAggagttggggtttggggtgtAGGTGCTTCTTTCTGGGGCCGCATGTGcccttccccctttccctgcgTGCTGCTGCGGCCATCTGCCCTAGTGGCCAGGGGTGCTGTAGGGAGGCCGCAGGTGTCTGTCACCGCCAGGTCTCTTCTGACAGCCGGAGGGATGTGGGCGCCTCCTGCCTGCTATAACCACCAGTTGTGCTGACCTGTCACTTAATAGTCTTACCAAATAGTCTTACCCGTTCCGAGCGCTGACAGCTGTGGGTCTGTTTCTGTTTGACAGCGCAAGGCAGTGTTTTCCAGCAGATGATGACCATGCGGAGGCAGCCTCAACTCCTGGTGAAATAGAGGTCTCTCACCCAAAGGTCATGGAGCATGCTCAGGTGCGTCCCGCTTCCCGGGCAGTGACCGCGGGTTCTCGGCCCCAGGTCGCATCTGCCTTGGGTCCCCCTTGCTTGGCTGTCTCTTGTCAGTTACTTTTTCCCCcattaattatttttgccaaagagcagaagagaaatagaaaaataataaagcttaGCATCATTTACTCTTCTTTAACACTAAGCTCAAGTGACAGACTTGGTAATAAATCTTTCAGCTACTTTTGAACAAATGAGACTTACCAATGCCTGGGCCTATCTTCAGGGAAatctttttttacttgttctttttggttttataggacaggagaatgtattttgacatatcctacATACATGGTGTgggacttcccattcttgtggttgtacataatgtggagttccactggtcgtgggttcatatatgaacacaggaaagtgacgTCCcactcattctgctgtctttcctatttccagcccctctccctccccctcacactctttgtctaatccaatgaacttttcttcttctctcccctcctcttcccttatTGTgcgttagcatctgcatatcagagagaacatttggcctttggtttttggggactgagtagcatattttacttagcatgataatctccagtttcatccatttattggcaaatgctagtttccttcttctttagGCTAAGTAATGCTCTCTtgtgtgtatagataccacattttcttcatccattcatctgttgaagggcacctaggttggttccatagcttggctactgtgaattgagctgctataaacactgatgtggccaaGTTACTAcagtatgaacttttttttttatgttaggtttatttAGGTTTGACTTGCATGCAGTAAAATTTATGATTTGGGGGATGCAGTTTTtggagttttgacaaatgtaccgATCACGTGACAATCACCACAATCCAAAGAATATTCCCTTTGCTCTCAAAGGTTCTTTTGTGTTCCTCTGTTGTCAGCTCCCAGCTCTGGACTTGGGGAAGCACTCCtcagtttttttccccagcaCTTTGGCCTTTCCCAGATACCATAGGTGGATTCATGCGGCCTGCGGCCTGCAGCCTCTGAGTCTGGCGTCTTGGACCATCATACATCCGAGGCTCGTCCGCGCTGTTGCCTTTGTTAGTGATTTGTTCCTGTTCATTCTAAATGGTTACTGCTGCATTTGATGGACATGCCACCATGTGTTTATCATCCTCTAGTTGGTGGTCATTTGGGTTTTTCTAGGTTTGGGTAACTATAAATAAACCTGCTCTAAATATTTGCATACACGTTTCTGCGTGTGTGGATGTGAGGCTACCTACATCTCAAGTAGGACTGCCTAGCAGAGGGTTTGCTGTTACATCTGTTGTTGGTCTGGCTGCTTCCCTGAACGCCTGTGCCATTGACCCTCTCACCCTCAGTGTGCACAGGTTTCAGTGATTTCGTGTTCTTGGCAGCATATGATATGATTTTTCTGTTTAGACCAGTTTAAAAAGGGAACAGCAGTTTCTCACCATGGTTTCATTTGCCTTTTCCTGGGGAGATCCCAGAGCTTCCAGTTCTCACTGGATCCCCTGTAGTCATGTAACCTTCTCTCGGGGTTTCAGTGGCTGcctctttaaaatggggataatagcaATGTCAATTCCCTCCAGCTGTAATGAGGTTTAATTGAAAGCAAGTATATAAAACACTTAGTCCATATTTATAGTCCGTGGCTATAGGGAAACACAATGGTGTTGGCTATAATTAtctatatcataattattttatatccaaATAAATGTCAGTGCACACCAGGTAGATACATGCTgccatttcctgaaatttgttcAAATTAAGAGGTGCAACGAAGCTGGTAGGATTGAGGAATTTAAAACAGATGTTAACCGATTGGAGGGATGAGAGGGCCTTCCTCCAGGTCACACAGGGGACACGAGACGGTGAGCCTGATGCAGGTTGGGGAGCAGCAGGGGAAGCAGACTGAGTGGTGGCTTCCGCCCCTGGGTCAGGGCCTTGCTTTAAATATCCCCTGTTCCTTCTCCAGAGCTGACAGGTGCTTGTCATCACACACGGGTGTTGAGTCTTTCAGTAACTGTTAATAACGTGCTCCTGGGGAGTAATCTCTCTCCTTACCTGccccacctcttttttctttcctggatgtTCGTGGCCCTTTTTTGGCAAatcttttctcagaaaaattgtgtttttttcccagTGTGAGGAGAAGCAGCACAGTAGCGGTCTTTGTCAGGGGCCAGCCGGACCCATGGGGCCTAGTTCTCCctcttgctgctgctgccagccGCTCCTCCAGGAGCCCAGGGCACCCCCGCAGTCCTGTCAGCACAGTGTTTCCGGCAGTTTCTGTGGCTCCAGATACTAGCTTTTAAGTCCCTTCACTATCTCAAGGTCAGGTTTGACTGTGGTGCAGGGGGTGGATGAAACCAGGAGCACTCTTCTGTGTGTTGGCTTACTAAGAAGGGCCCTGGGTCCTTGTCCCCAACCTCAGGGACTGAGGCTCTCGCTTGAGTGTAGTGCACATGGGCACCCAGACCTTTGGTATCAGAGCATGCCTCACAGGCGCCCTGCTGCTGCCGCCCCTGCCCCTTACCCAGACTTGGGCTGTCCTGGCATTGCCTCTGCACATGGCGGGATCCTGCCGTGTGCGTCCCTGGTGATGCTAAGGGTGGGTTTGGGCACCCTGCTGTTGTGACCCAGAGACAGGCTGGCTCACCGACAGCAGGCCATGGCAGTGAAACCAGAGGCCCTAGGCCTTTCCAAAGCCGTGGACCATGGGCTGCGGTGTACATAGGTCAAGGTCAGGGGCCAGATGTGAACTTTAGGATGTTGCTGCCCTGCCTGAGCACCTGGAGGGGCAAAGGCAGGACTGACCCAACTGGGCATCCTCGCCACCCATCCTGCTACCTACAGAGAGAAGGGAGCGAGTGTGGCACCTGcagccctctcctctcttttcaagGAGCAtccacctccagccccacctgccctgccTACCAGCTCCACCTTGGCTCAGCCATGTCTCTGCTCCCAGGAGACACGAGGGGTCTTTCCAGGACGCCAGCGAGCACAGAACAGTGGAACAGCAGCGCCAAGAGCAGGAAGCCCAGTATTTGTCTCAGAGCCCTTTGTCCCCTAGGGCCCTAGCTGCCCCAGCCCACAGCCTTACATGAGTGTAGCCTGTGGGTGTCAAGAGACCTTGAAAATGCGAATGAAGCTGGGCAGACCCCTGCTCcctggagagagctccagggTCCTGCACAGGGGCCCAGCAGACTGTTCAGCGAGCTGGCTGGGCTGGGACAGGCTAGGGGGCGCTGTCATCGTGGCAGGGAGCACACAGGTGTCTCAGGCTCCCCAAGGCTTGGCTTTCTGACTCTGGAGCTGTTTCAGATCTAACTTAGTGCTCTATATTGTTTAGCCTTCTCTCAGGGTTAAATAGGAATTACCTCTCTCGTTCTGGAGCTCTTGTACAAAGGATTCAATTTGCAGTGATCAGGTTCTCAGCCCCTTAGGGGAGGGGAAGCTCCGAATTTTAACTCTGAGTTCTGAGCACCAAGAAGCGCTGGCCTGTAGAAGGAAGCTACGTGCACGTGTGTGTGGCGGTGCTAGAAATGGACTTCCCTTTGCCTTTttgatgcattcttttttctttttttctttttattgttggttgttcaaaacattacatagttcttgatatatcatatttcacactttgattcaagtgggttatgaactcccatttttaccccgtatacagattgcagaatcacatcagttacacttccattgatttacatattgccatactcgtgtctgttgtattctgctgcctttcctatcctctactatcccccctcccctcccctcccctcccctcttctctctctaccccctctactgtaattcatttctcccccttgaattatttttccctttcccctcacttcctcttgtatgtaattttgtataaccctgagggtctccttccatttccatgcaatttcccttctctctccctttccctcccacctctcatccctg is drawn from Ictidomys tridecemlineatus isolate mIctTri1 chromosome Y, mIctTri1.hap1, whole genome shotgun sequence and contains these coding sequences:
- the LOC144372037 gene encoding uncharacterized protein LOC144372037 isoform X2, which produces MQPVWNLGSPRGSVAVDLGQISLSPSAAWNLKMLPLITVNKSTGERGELSCGWVFLRLFDASGVPIPAKTYELFLNGGTPYEKGVEVDPSVSRRGTAVVRCLLSAFRHCDNVPEIINFRRKSARQCFPADDDHAEAASTPGEIEVSHPKVMEHAQGPVQDAVASAVWPAPWTSEEKRWPDPQAP
- the LOC144372037 gene encoding uncharacterized protein LOC144372037 isoform X1 gives rise to the protein MQPVWNLGSPRGSVAVDLGQISLSPSAAWNLKMLPLITVNKSTGERGELSCGWVFLRLFDASGVPIPAKTYELFLNGGTPYEKGVEVDPSVSRRGTAVVRCLLSAFRHCDNVPEIINFRRKSARQCFPADDDHAEAASTPGEIEVSHPKVMEHAQGDSALRHFCAAGNAGFCFTLKEALMIHFQKTSEERSEPLVSCRFLALPMG